The segment AAAGGGCCGGAGTCACTGGCGGGGTCTCGCCAGAGTCGTCCGGAAGCACCGACACGCCGTACACTGGAAGTACGATCGTGGTGACTTCATTTGAAGTCGTGGTGTAGGTATTGCCGACTGCATCCTGGAACGTGGCCGAGGCCTGGTTCCTGATGGTCGTGCCGGCTGGTGTCTGTGCCTGCGCGGTCGCTGCTGTCAGCGTCAACGCAAGCACCAGGACTGGTAAGGCCAGCCCCATGAACTTTTTCAGCGTCATTGCCGATCACCATCCTTCTGCCCTCTTTGGAGGGCATTCCATCTAATTAAACTCCCCTGCATCGGGGCACTAAATACCAGAATCAGGAATTTCGGCCGTCTACTTTACCTGCACGCGGTAAGAGACTTTGATTTCCTGCCCTGCGTCCAGCGAACCATCGATCGACCACTTGATATGAGTGATCATTTCGGGTCGGGCGACCTTCATCTCTACGGTGCCGTCCTTTCGAACGACCTCGTACATCACCGGCGCCTGGTGATACGTCTCACCGTCGTCGATGCTGAAAATGGTGCTCATCCCTTTGATGTCGCTTGCAGTTTTCTCAAGATAAACCGTGCCGGAAGGAACCGGGCCCACGAGGCCGATCCCGGACGCGGAAGAATCACCGGTATTGCTGTACCGGAGCGTGTACTCTACCATGTCCTTTGGATATACCTGTTCAGCCGACACTGCGATCTCACGGTTTTCCTCATCCATGACGATGCGGTGTGCTACCATCTCACCACTGAGAACCGGGCCCTCAGCAAATGCGGATGTCGCTCCCGCGGCCATGATTATGAGAAAAATCGCAGCCGAAAGACTCCGTCTCATCTATCTGTCCTCCTTTTTCCATTCCTCCAGCCTGATGGGTCCACAAAGTGGTTGTCGAGGCAGACTACCTGGAGGCTATGGTTAATGAATCGCGGCCCGGATTTCACAGGCCGCTGTAACTCCTACGAGCAGCCGAGAGCGCAAGGGGTGTTCCAAATGATGGGACTTTAGTCACAGAATCCAGGGTCAGACAATGCCGGGGCCAGGACTAAAGTCCCGAAACTTCAGGCAGGCTAACAGGTTTCATAAGATGGAAAATAAGTAAGGATGGGGAACAACGGGGAACCAGAAGGAACAACCGGACATAAAAAAGCCCCCCGAAGGGGACTTTGGTCTTGCTCTGTGCGAAGCCTTTCGCAAAATGCGAGATTCATTCAACCTTCAAGGCTGAGAACCCGGATTAATCCTTCTTGAGATACCTTTCGGGGTCTTTCATGAAGGCTTCCATGTTTTCCTTGGAATTGAAGTTGTATTCCATCTCCTTGTAGATATAAGAATAGCTCGATGAAACGACATCTACCAGCTTCTGATCGACAGGATCGACCAGGGAACCGCCGCCGACTTTCGTCTCTGTTTGAAGATTCTTGTCGCCCTCTGACTGATTGTTGCTGCAACCCAGCGACGATACAAGCATAACTGCAAGTAATACTACGAGGATCCTCTTCATCTAACTACCTCCATCTATCAGGATTATTACCATTCGATTTTTCCTTTGCATGGCGAAGATAACAGATTTGAGGATTCGGGTCAAGTATCCTCATTCCCAGTCCTTCACTGCCAGCGATGCACCCTGAAACTGCTCAAATGAACATTATTATTTAAGCAATATCATCTTTTTTGTTTCCACAAAGCTGCCAGCAGAAAGTTTATAGAAATAGACTCCGCTCGCTGCTTTAAGGCCGTCAACCGTTATACCATCCCACTTCTCGTCGTAGTGCCCTGCAGGTCGGAATTCCTCTACGACTACCCTGACCAGTCTTCCTGCGGTGTCGTATACCCTGAGCGTCACGTGCGAGCTGCTCGTCAGTCCGAATTTTATGGTCGTCGAAGGGTTGAAGGGGTTCGGATAATTCTGCGAAAGATAACTCGCCCGTGGTGCCGGAGGATCGTCGCCGGTGATCTCGCCAGGCACCAATGTGATATATCCACTCTCGTTCCCATTCTCGTCGATCGCCGAGAGCTTGTACCAGTAGTCCTGCTGCCAGTCCCAGCTACCATCGAACCAGGATTCGGTTTCAGGTGTTGCAACGAGATTGCCTGCACCCGGTGTGAAAATCTCGCTCGTGCTGCGGTAGACAGCATAATACCAGAAGTCGTTCTCCGTGTTCTGGTCCCAGCTGAGCTGGATCCCCGCCGGGGACTGCGACTGTTCTCCTGCCAGCCCGAGCGGCGGGGCAGGAGCGAGGTTATCGACCGAGTATCCGCTGTCAGGCTCGCTGACATACCAGACAAAAGGGTCGATCGTATGCGCCGTGACTATATAGACATTGTAAGGTATGCCGTACGAGGACGAATCCGCAAGAGTGACCGCTCTGAATATATATTCGCTGCTCTGCGCGGCATCGAATGAGCCGACCAGCTCCCAGGTACCCGCCGGTATGGCTCCGGTCGGAGCAGTGAGCAGGAAACGTTCTTCGCCGGATTCGACGATCAGGTCTTCAGTCTGGGATGCGTCCTGTGAGAAAGCCGCAGCCATCAGGGATGGCGCCCCGTCCACTCTCTGCCATACGTCGTATCTCGTGACCGGGACGATCCGTTGATCGAGATCGTCGTATTCGGAAGAAGTTACAGTCAATCTGACCGCGCCGCCCTGGTCGGCGGGTACGTCTGCGACCTGTGTGATCGCCGGGTCGGGCACAGGGATGACGCCTTTGTAGCCGAAAGACTGCGCATATATGCCATCGCCGAGCGTCACCTGGTTATCTCTCATCGTCGCAAAGAGACCTCCCGCACCGTCATGGCAGAAATCCCATCCGCCTCCGGACCCGCCCGGCACATGTCCTAAATACAATCCGCCGGCTGCCCAAATGGCTCTACCATCGGCATCGAGCTTCTGTCCCGCGAGACCTTCGTCCCATCTCAGATCACGCCAGGCGATAATACAGCCGCCGCCGGACTCGAGGAGCACGTGGTCGAGCTGATGTTCGACATCGTGGCCGACAAGGATGCCGTTTGTCGTCCAAAGTGGGAAACGGAACTTGTCGACATGCTGCGCGTAGATCTTGGAGATACCATCGTCACGTTCGTCTGCCCAGGCGATATACGCGCCGCCCCTGCCGTCTGAGAGGATCTCGGGATCAAGCTGGTTGCCGAATCCCTGGCATATAAAAACGGAGCTCGACCACAGGTAGTTTCCCCCGGCATCGATGCTGTGTGCTCTTATATCCGTGAACCCCGAACCATATTTCCATGCCACGACCACGCCATCGAAGGCGTCGCCCGCAATGACAGGTTCGGTGCCGTCACGATAGTCTCCGTCGAGCTCCACGCCGTCGCCCAGCCAGACGGCGCCCGACGGGTAGACACGCTGCACGAAGATATAACCCGAGTCGTTGTTGTATGCTACGAAGGCCCCTCCCATACCGTCACCAACTATATCGGGGTTCTGATGGTCGCCGCATACTATCGCGCCATGTCCGGAGACTTCATCCCAGGAAAGATTCCCCTCAGAGTCGACTCTCTGGGCATAAATATAGCCCCCAGTTCTAAAAGCTGTCACAAAGCCGCCCAGTCCGTCAGGAGCGGCTACGATCGAATATGGCCCGATGCCGCCTGTTACCTCCACTCCCAAAGAGCCCCAGAGAATGTTTCCACCGGAGTCGAACCTCTGCGCCCAAATCTCTCCTGATAACGTGCAGACGATTATCGCGCCACCCTCGCCGTCGCTGAATAGCTCCAGCAAATTATATTGTCCGTCCTCGGAGACCGGAATCCCGTCTGTCGTCCAGTATAGGGTCCCGGAGCCGTCGACCCTCTGGGCGTAGATCGTTGTAAATGAGTTGCGATCGTCTTCCCACACTACAAATGAACCGCCCGCGCCGTCTGTTACTATATGAGGCGATTCTCCGCCACCCGGGCCAACGTAGACGAGGGAACCGTCAGGGAGCCAAGCGGCATCGGCCTGAACTGGTGACAGAATAACAGGCAATGCAAGTGCGAGTGTCAGGACGGAATAAGTGCATATTATGGAAATAACCGGAAGCAAGCGGGCGGCTTTCATGATTTCCTCCTGTTGGTGGCTTCTGTATATGTCGTAGATCTATTCCCTCAGAAATGACTGATCGGATGCGGTCATTATAGCATAGATGGGAGGGTGATTCAAGCAGGGGCCCAAACGCCGGCCTGGCCAGAACGACGGCCAAAGCCCCAGGACAATCCTGAAAGTATCAGATGACCGATTCTATGACTTCGTGTTCTATCAACACTCCTACTATGTCGACGATCTCGGGCAGGACTTCGGTGTCGAGCCCCGCTTTCGTCGAGATCTCATCGATAGTCATCGTTTCAGCGCCGGGGAAAGGAAGGTGATATAGAAACCGACCCTGGTGCGAAGTGAGATTGATCCTGTGTTCTTTCCTGTCCCGGCCCTCACCCGACCAGATGACTACGTTGCTGATCGCGTCTCCGCTTCGGGCAGTGGTGAACTTCACCCGGGAGTTCTTTTTCTCCCTAATGCCACCCTTGCCCTCGCCAGCCCCCACTTCTTCGACGATAGACTGTAGATCGATCTTCATCTCCAGCGATCCGACAGCGAGAGAGTACCTGAAATAGGGGCGTTTTCTTTCATAGACTTCCCTGCGCGAAATGATCCCGAGAGATTCCATCGATTCGAGAAAATCCTGGGCCGTGTTGATGTGGATACTTACCCGCGAAGCTGCCTCTGAAGCAGAGACATCCCTGTAACTTGCCAGGAGCCTGAACATATCCATGGCATATTCCTTCGAAAGGTAATATCCGAGTTTTGAAGCCTTTTTGAAATCGTCTATCATTTTTTTATTCCTACGAAAACCAGCCGGTCCTGACTTTGTTCAGCCTGTCGATGATCCTTGTCTCCTGCCTGCTCGTATGCATTTCCAGAAACTCCACAAACAGGTCGCCGAGTGAAGCGCAGAGCTTGTCAAATTCAAGATCATCCCTGTATTCATAATAATCATCCCGGGAGATATTCACCGACACCTTGCCTTCGAAATCAAAACAGACCCAGCTGTCCCGAGAGATATCCCTGCCCGGATTCCAGAGATGAAAGAATTCTTTTCCCATCCTGATGATGACGAAATATATCCTGTCACTCTCACGGTGCGGCAGCACGATGAGGTGCCGGCCACAGAAATCAGCGAAGCCCGAGATCTCGTTCCTGGAATATTCGACACTGCCGGATGGCCTGGGCCTTTCGGTAAATCCGTTTCCGAGCCTGTCGACCGGGTCTGCAGCCAGCTCGAGCAGTTCACGCCCTCTCCATTTGACCTTTTTTGTCACCATCACATAGATCAGCCAGGCGATAAATGGAAGGGTCGCCGCCCGCATTATTTCGTACACCGAACGGTCAGGCAGGCCGAACACACTCCCCGGAATGCTGGCCAATGCGACCGTCCCCATGGTGAGATAG is part of the Candidatus Latescibacterota bacterium genome and harbors:
- a CDS encoding DUF11 domain-containing protein, coding for MRRSLSAAIFLIIMAAGATSAFAEGPVLSGEMVAHRIVMDEENREIAVSAEQVYPKDMVEYTLRYSNTGDSSASGIGLVGPVPSGTVYLEKTASDIKGMSTIFSIDDGETYHQAPVMYEVVRKDGTVEMKVARPEMITHIKWSIDGSLDAGQEIKVSYRVQVK
- a CDS encoding YHS domain-containing protein, which produces MKRILVVLLAVMLVSSLGCSNNQSEGDKNLQTETKVGGGSLVDPVDQKLVDVVSSSYSYIYKEMEYNFNSKENMEAFMKDPERYLKKD
- a CDS encoding T9SS type A sorting domain-containing protein; the protein is MKAARLLPVISIICTYSVLTLALALPVILSPVQADAAWLPDGSLVYVGPGGGESPHIVTDGAGGSFVVWEDDRNSFTTIYAQRVDGSGTLYWTTDGIPVSEDGQYNLLELFSDGEGGAIIVCTLSGEIWAQRFDSGGNILWGSLGVEVTGGIGPYSIVAAPDGLGGFVTAFRTGGYIYAQRVDSEGNLSWDEVSGHGAIVCGDHQNPDIVGDGMGGAFVAYNNDSGYIFVQRVYPSGAVWLGDGVELDGDYRDGTEPVIAGDAFDGVVVAWKYGSGFTDIRAHSIDAGGNYLWSSSVFICQGFGNQLDPEILSDGRGGAYIAWADERDDGISKIYAQHVDKFRFPLWTTNGILVGHDVEHQLDHVLLESGGGCIIAWRDLRWDEGLAGQKLDADGRAIWAAGGLYLGHVPGGSGGGWDFCHDGAGGLFATMRDNQVTLGDGIYAQSFGYKGVIPVPDPAITQVADVPADQGGAVRLTVTSSEYDDLDQRIVPVTRYDVWQRVDGAPSLMAAAFSQDASQTEDLIVESGEERFLLTAPTGAIPAGTWELVGSFDAAQSSEYIFRAVTLADSSSYGIPYNVYIVTAHTIDPFVWYVSEPDSGYSVDNLAPAPPLGLAGEQSQSPAGIQLSWDQNTENDFWYYAVYRSTSEIFTPGAGNLVATPETESWFDGSWDWQQDYWYKLSAIDENGNESGYITLVPGEITGDDPPAPRASYLSQNYPNPFNPSTTIKFGLTSSSHVTLRVYDTAGRLVRVVVEEFRPAGHYDEKWDGITVDGLKAASGVYFYKLSAGSFVETKKMILLK
- a CDS encoding helix-turn-helix domain-containing protein, whose protein sequence is MIDDFKKASKLGYYLSKEYAMDMFRLLASYRDVSASEAASRVSIHINTAQDFLESMESLGIISRREVYERKRPYFRYSLAVGSLEMKIDLQSIVEEVGAGEGKGGIREKKNSRVKFTTARSGDAISNVVIWSGEGRDRKEHRINLTSHQGRFLYHLPFPGAETMTIDEISTKAGLDTEVLPEIVDIVGVLIEHEVIESVI